In Setaria viridis chromosome 5, Setaria_viridis_v4.0, whole genome shotgun sequence, the genomic stretch CCGGCCATAAGACGCCGCTGAAGGATGGGCGAGTACAAACTCAGGCTTATAACGCCGTAGCGATTGGCTCGTCGTAGAGTTTAGAATAGTATTAGGattattcgcttcagcttataagccggctaaaaaactgaaacgactgatttgctgtgagagaaaaatactattttgtagttgataagccggctgaataagttAAAGCGAACAGGTCAAGTATTGCAATGATTTGCATACCAACAGAGGAGAGTGTAGAAGATCCGTCTGCAGGAACAAGAAACTGAACCTACGTAACTCACGACGGAAATGTCCAAGCCAGGAAGTGTCTATCGTTCTATCCACCATCAGAGCATGAGCGAAGCGCATCAACTGCGCTCCCATTAGTTTATTCAAGCGCATACGACAAGCACCACCGGGGCACCGGCACGGCGGCACCGCACCTGGGTTTTCTCGATGCGCCACCGATCTGACCATCCGAGCCGGTTCTAACTTCTAATCACCGTGCTTTGTTCTCGCATGCAGGCTATAAATAAGAGCGGCGTGCAGCGTTCAAGGACGCATTAGCAGAGCACTTAGGCTCTCTGTAAACCTCCACATAGGAAAGAGAAATGGGGAAAGAGAACAAAGTGTTGCTAGATGTGGCGAGAGGCGCTAGCACGTGCCCCCCGTGTTGAGCGGGTCCCACCACGTGCTtatctttccttctttcttcgcATCCTCTGCCTTGCGCTCGGAGAGCTCCGTGGTGGAGCGGCTGGCGAGTGCAAGGCGAGGTTGCGCGCGGCCGGAGAGCATGGGGTTGGAGCGGGTGGCGAGTGCAGCTCGCTTGGCTCGCCGCATGGACCAAGGAGGGGCACGGTCGCCACGACATTCGGCGGGAGGCATCTCAGCCGCAGCGCCGTGGGCACGGGCGCGGGAGGGGACGCCGGCGCAGGTAACGTCgcaagcggcggccggcgggtgggGTGCGAAcacgatcggaggggtgggaagGGCTGCCGGTCGAACGGGGGCAGCGGACGCGGCGGAAGGGCGGGACGAGCTCGCAGTGGGCGGACTCCGCGAGAGCCAAGGTGGGTGGGTGGCGGGGACTCGTGGAGCCTCGCGGGCTCCGCTAGTGGTCGTGGCTTGATGGAACCGCGAGTGCTCGGACACCACGGCACGCAGGTCAGCTGCAACATCGTTAAGCTCGGCATCCTCACTGCGTCGCCAGGTCAAGCACCATGAGACCCGCATGCCTCGCCGTCGACTGCCGAGCCTCGTGGGCTACGCCGCCGGCAGCTGCTCCGACGAGCCGTGGGTGCGCGAACGGCACCGCAGACGAGTCCCAGTGCGTGCGAAGGTGGGGCTCCAAGCTATCGTCGCGAGTCCTGGCACGGCCATGGCCGCGGCTACCGCTGCGGGGAAGCGAGCCGGTGTGGCAGCGCGAGGAGGTAGCCATTAGCCAGGGCCGTTGAGGATGGCGCGTGGGCGAGGAGGCAggccgcaggtgggcctgggcacCTGGCAGAGGGGCCAGCATggagggggtggcgcggagCTGGTGCAAAGCTGCTGGCCAGCGTCCAGACCTCGCCGGCCGGGAGCTACGGCCAGTGGAGGCGGCGGTCCGTGCGGCCACAAACATAGAGCGCAGGGAGAGAGATGTGAGTAAAAAATCTTTGAATCGTGGGCCCACAAAATTTTAGAAAAGTAGGTGTGAAAGATGATCCATTGAATGCCTCATCTTTATCACCCTCTACAGGTGACGTGTACCAAGTTATAAGAGCTGCTCACTGTAACCGTCGCGGGTGCcattagaagaagaagaactcaGTGAGATAGCGTGATGGCGTCGGAGATGAGCAAGAACGTCAAGGTTCTCGACGAGCAGGAGGTCACCTCGCACCAGCGCGACCAGGGCCTCCGGGCCCGGatcagcggcgtggcggcggaggatcAGGCGGATCCGTTGGCGCGGCAGGCGTCGATCATGTCGCTGACGCTGGAGGAGCTGCAGAACTCGCTCTGCGAGCCCGGCCGCAACTTCGGGTCCATGAACATGGACGAATTCATGGCCAACATATGGAACGCCGAGGAATTCCAGGCCGCCACCGGCGGATGCAAGGAGGacgcggagcaggaggcggcggcggcggcggcggcggtgccgacgGCGGCTGTtgagaagggaggagggagcggcggatTGGTTCGGCAGGGGTCGTacgcgctgccaccgccgctgtcCCGGAAGACGGTGGAGGAGGTCTGGGCCGAGATCAACCAGGCCCCGGGCGACGCGCAGGCCCACCCCGCGCCGCAGGCCATCGTGCAGCCGCAGATGGGGAGCGGCGGCCTCGCGGCCAGCGGGCGGCAGGTGACGCTGGGGGAGATGACGCTGGAGGACTTCCTGGTCAAGGCCGGCGTCGTGCGAGGGGCCTTCGCTGGCGGGCACGGGCAGGCAGTCGGCATGGTCCCGGCCGGGCCGATGGGCCACATGCAGCAGCAGGGGCAGCTCGCAGCGACTCCCATGATGTACCAGGTGGCGCcggccaacgccgccgccgtgtacCCGGTGATGGGCGACGGCATGGGGTACCACAACGGGTATGCCGGGGGCATGGcggtggtgccgccgccgccgccgtcccagtGCGTGGCGCCCGCCGTCAGCC encodes the following:
- the LOC117855352 gene encoding bZIP transcription factor ABI5 homolog, coding for MASEMSKNVKVLDEQEVTSHQRDQGLRARISGVAAEDQADPLARQASIMSLTLEELQNSLCEPGRNFGSMNMDEFMANIWNAEEFQAATGGCKEDAEQEAAAAAAAVPTAAVEKGGGSGGLVRQGSYALPPPLSRKTVEEVWAEINQAPGDAQAHPAPQAIVQPQMGSGGLAASGRQVTLGEMTLEDFLVKAGVVRGAFAGGHGQAVGMVPAGPMGHMQQQGQLAATPMMYQVAPANAAAVYPVMGDGMGYHNGYAGGMAVVPPPPPSQCVAPAVSPGSSDGMSAMTQAEMMSCIGNGGMVRNGGSNARKRDSPEDGCTEKTVERRQRRMIKNRESAARSRARKQAYTVELEAELNHLKEENARLKAEEKTILLSKKKMLVEKMMEQARENINAKKGGRGLRRCGSAMW